A window of the Serratia sarumanii genome harbors these coding sequences:
- a CDS encoding ABC transporter substrate-binding protein — protein MIKQTLCGLLLGAAITGQAGAAEKLTLVLDWYINPDHAPIMVAEQIGAFKAAGLDVKIVPPSDPALPPRLVAAKQADLAITYQPQLHFFADQGLPLMRVGTLINTPLNTVIALDKNITSPADLKGKTVGYSVSGIEQATLATMVEHEHLKPQDIKLINVNFQLTSALLAGQVDAVIGGYRNIEALELKLQGKTPVVFNVEDYGVPAYDELIIVAHRDAVNEPKIRKFLAALKQGSDYLHAHPQDTWLAFAKAHPELNTELNKQAWQASLPLFARDPAKLDRARYQTYEQFLFDNKLIKKITPVEQYAVELD, from the coding sequence ATGATCAAACAAACCCTCTGCGGGCTGCTGCTCGGCGCCGCCATCACCGGCCAGGCCGGCGCGGCCGAAAAGCTGACGCTGGTGCTCGACTGGTACATCAACCCCGATCACGCGCCGATTATGGTGGCCGAGCAGATCGGCGCCTTCAAGGCCGCAGGGCTGGACGTCAAGATCGTGCCGCCGTCCGATCCGGCGCTGCCGCCGCGGCTGGTGGCCGCCAAACAGGCCGACCTCGCCATCACTTACCAACCGCAGCTGCATTTCTTCGCCGATCAGGGCCTGCCGCTGATGCGCGTCGGCACGCTGATCAACACGCCGCTGAATACGGTGATCGCGCTGGATAAAAACATCACGTCGCCGGCGGATCTCAAGGGCAAGACGGTGGGTTACTCGGTCAGCGGCATCGAACAGGCGACGCTGGCCACCATGGTCGAACACGAACACCTCAAGCCGCAGGACATCAAGCTCATCAACGTCAACTTCCAGCTGACCAGCGCCCTGCTGGCGGGCCAGGTCGATGCAGTGATCGGCGGCTACCGCAACATCGAAGCGCTGGAGCTGAAGCTGCAGGGCAAGACGCCGGTGGTGTTCAACGTCGAAGATTACGGCGTGCCGGCCTACGACGAGCTGATCATCGTCGCCCACCGCGATGCGGTGAACGAGCCGAAAATCCGCAAGTTCCTCGCCGCGCTGAAGCAAGGCAGCGACTACCTGCACGCGCACCCGCAGGACACCTGGCTGGCGTTCGCCAAGGCGCACCCGGAGCTGAATACCGAGCTGAACAAACAGGCGTGGCAAGCCAGCCTGCCGCTGTTCGCGCGCGATCCGGCCAAGCTGGATCGCGCCCGCTACCAGACTTACGAACAGTTCCTGTTCGACAACAAGCTGATCAAGAAAATCACCCCGGTGGAACAGTACGCGGTGGAGCTGGATTAA
- a CDS encoding LysR family transcriptional regulator: MATLSRTELAELNVFSIICRKKSFRLAAVELGVSTSALSHAMRSLEERLGVKLLNRTNRSVVPTPAGVALVTELDRGFDYIKSALSTLEPYRDEPIGHLRLNIPHDALDLLIAPVMESYAQTHPKIALEVAVNNHQVDIIKEGFDAGIRYGEIIPKDMIAVPLTGSLKWVVVAAPAYLAKYGAPGSPSELKDHSCINMRLGDGAVYQWELGNDEAFCRLPVNGQYIFSETSMIIKAALAGLGLAYCLEMQIDEHLRTGELQCVMPHWSHLSAPFMMYYPSRRQLQPGLRPLIELIKARHRSPG; the protein is encoded by the coding sequence ATGGCCACGCTCAGCCGCACAGAACTCGCCGAACTTAATGTGTTCTCCATCATTTGCCGCAAGAAAAGTTTCCGGTTGGCGGCCGTGGAGCTCGGCGTCAGCACATCGGCTCTCAGCCACGCCATGCGTTCGCTTGAAGAGCGCCTCGGCGTAAAGCTGTTGAACAGAACCAACCGCTCGGTCGTTCCCACACCGGCAGGCGTGGCCCTGGTAACCGAACTCGATCGCGGATTCGACTACATCAAATCCGCCCTCTCGACATTGGAACCGTATCGCGATGAACCCATCGGCCACCTTCGCCTGAACATTCCGCATGATGCGCTCGATTTGCTCATCGCCCCCGTCATGGAAAGCTACGCCCAAACACATCCCAAAATAGCGCTGGAAGTGGCCGTCAATAACCATCAGGTAGACATCATCAAAGAAGGCTTCGACGCCGGCATCCGGTATGGCGAGATCATCCCCAAAGACATGATTGCCGTTCCTCTGACCGGCAGTCTGAAATGGGTCGTCGTCGCCGCTCCGGCCTATCTGGCAAAATATGGCGCGCCAGGCTCACCGTCGGAGTTGAAAGATCACAGTTGCATCAACATGCGATTGGGAGATGGCGCGGTATATCAATGGGAATTGGGCAACGATGAGGCGTTTTGCCGGTTGCCGGTGAATGGGCAATATATTTTCAGTGAAACCTCAATGATTATCAAAGCGGCGCTCGCCGGGCTGGGGTTGGCCTACTGTCTGGAAATGCAAATCGATGAACACTTGCGCACTGGCGAATTGCAATGCGTCATGCCCCATTGGTCGCATCTCAGCGCCCCCTTTATGATGTACTACCCCAGCCGCCGCCAGCTGCAACCAGGATTGCGGCCTTTGATTGAGCTGATAAAAGCGCGGCATCGCTCCCCTGGTTGA
- a CDS encoding cupin domain-containing protein has product MNALYFDLEERKKHFPDTADSLIVDMYLDDTPQGSVRLFRVYAEVPAHYHQQCDEILNVVEGALEFQAGNDVKRVLAENQMVIFKRNTVHSINPFNGKPVYFLSIDTPRREASDVHFINPAHEHLKFISHIG; this is encoded by the coding sequence ATGAACGCATTATATTTTGATCTGGAAGAAAGGAAAAAACACTTTCCTGACACCGCCGACTCTCTGATCGTCGATATGTACCTTGATGATACGCCGCAGGGCAGCGTCCGCCTGTTTCGCGTTTATGCCGAGGTTCCCGCACACTACCACCAACAATGTGATGAAATCTTGAACGTCGTGGAAGGCGCGCTGGAGTTTCAGGCCGGCAACGATGTCAAAAGAGTTTTAGCCGAAAACCAAATGGTGATATTTAAACGAAACACCGTTCACAGCATCAATCCTTTTAACGGCAAGCCCGTATATTTTTTATCTATCGATACACCTCGTCGGGAAGCCTCTGACGTGCACTTTATTAATCCTGCTCACGAACATTTAAAATTCATCAGCCATATTGGGTAA
- a CDS encoding aldo/keto reductase, translating into MRNSQHRFTNDGNAMPAIGFGVWQSRGDELIGAVQCALDAGYRLVDTAAIYGNESEVGSAIKTAGVCREDIFITTKLWNDRHDDVENAFNESLTKLGCDYVDLYLIHWPVSGQNLFVSAWDAMIKLRDSGRVKNIGVSNFSIEQIRRLEAETGVLPAVNQLQIHPFNQQRELVDWLRTQGIITQAWSPLGHGNQNILTHPVILKIAEQQHKTPAQIVLRWLYENQIIALPKSSTPQRIRENIDIFDFNLSTSELSAINALDRGLNVGNDPDAFR; encoded by the coding sequence ATGCGTAATTCACAACACCGGTTCACCAATGACGGCAACGCGATGCCTGCCATCGGATTCGGCGTCTGGCAGTCGCGAGGAGATGAATTGATCGGCGCCGTTCAATGCGCGCTTGATGCGGGCTATCGCCTCGTCGATACGGCCGCAATCTATGGCAACGAATCTGAAGTGGGCAGCGCAATAAAAACTGCGGGCGTGTGCCGGGAAGATATATTCATCACCACCAAGCTATGGAACGACCGGCATGACGACGTTGAGAACGCCTTCAACGAAAGCCTGACCAAGCTCGGTTGCGACTATGTCGATCTGTATTTGATTCACTGGCCGGTATCCGGGCAAAACCTGTTCGTTTCCGCCTGGGATGCCATGATAAAACTCCGCGACAGCGGGCGAGTCAAAAATATCGGGGTAAGCAACTTTTCCATCGAGCAAATACGCCGCCTGGAGGCTGAAACCGGCGTCCTGCCCGCAGTCAATCAACTGCAAATCCACCCTTTTAATCAGCAACGAGAGTTGGTTGATTGGCTGCGCACTCAGGGGATCATCACGCAGGCCTGGAGCCCGCTTGGCCACGGCAACCAAAACATATTAACCCACCCCGTCATCTTGAAAATTGCCGAACAGCAGCATAAAACCCCTGCCCAGATCGTATTACGCTGGCTGTATGAAAACCAAATCATTGCGCTGCCGAAATCCAGTACGCCGCAAAGAATACGGGAAAATATTGATATCTTTGACTTTAACCTGTCCACATCCGAACTGTCGGCGATAAACGCACTGGATCGCGGCCTCAACGTCGGCAACGATCCCGACGCCTTCAGGTAG
- a CDS encoding transporter substrate-binding domain-containing protein codes for MQTIPAAVLDDLAPQGVLRAAINYGNPVLAQAGAGGKPQGASVELAAALAQELGVALELVTYDAAGKVFADLDSGAWNLAFMAIEPVRAAQIAFSEPYVIIEGTYLVANDAPYFEVAQLDRPEVRIAVGQGAAYDLFLSRTLQQAQLVRAATSAEAIALFFDRGLEAAAGVRQPLLAAAAVHPGYRVLDGHFTAIRQAMAVPRQKTQGAAYVNDFIERCKANGLVKAALQRSGQGEVTVAPPAASAT; via the coding sequence ATGCAGACGATTCCCGCCGCGGTACTCGACGATCTGGCCCCGCAAGGCGTGTTGCGCGCGGCGATCAACTACGGCAATCCGGTGCTGGCGCAGGCCGGAGCCGGCGGCAAACCGCAAGGCGCTTCGGTGGAGCTGGCCGCCGCGCTGGCCCAGGAGCTGGGCGTGGCGCTCGAACTGGTCACCTATGACGCGGCGGGCAAGGTGTTCGCCGACCTGGACAGCGGCGCCTGGAACCTGGCGTTTATGGCCATCGAGCCGGTGCGCGCGGCGCAGATCGCCTTCAGCGAGCCGTACGTGATCATCGAGGGGACTTACCTGGTGGCGAACGACGCGCCTTACTTTGAGGTGGCGCAGCTCGACAGGCCGGAGGTGCGCATCGCGGTCGGCCAGGGGGCGGCGTACGATCTGTTTTTATCGCGCACGCTGCAGCAGGCGCAACTGGTGCGGGCGGCAACCTCTGCCGAGGCGATCGCGCTGTTTTTCGACCGGGGGCTGGAGGCGGCGGCCGGCGTGCGCCAACCGCTGCTGGCCGCTGCGGCCGTCCATCCCGGCTACCGGGTGCTGGACGGGCATTTCACCGCTATCCGCCAGGCAATGGCGGTGCCGCGGCAAAAAACGCAGGGCGCCGCCTACGTGAACGATTTTATCGAGCGCTGCAAGGCCAACGGGCTGGTGAAGGCGGCCTTGCAGCGCAGCGGCCAGGGTGAGGTGACGGTGGCGCCGCCGGCCGCCTCGGCTACCTGA
- the opgB gene encoding phosphatidylglycerol--membrane-oligosaccharide glycerophosphotransferase, whose product MVLAVVSFVLFLASILIYRTRAAANRWWFAILLTLLGSYLVLNVILIASNYFTGDGITDAVIYTVTSSLKGAGISKYVLPFIGLLAALGLIFAVLARSLLRRKAKGSSVAYSIVAVLLALFSVGTTPAFQDISLLVKSQIVGDTADFSTYYKAPKKTVQGKRPNLVYIYAESLERTYFDAELFPGLADELNALRTDSIDFSNTQQLPGTGYTIAGMVASQCGIPLFAPFDGNASSAVSTFYPENVCLGDVLKAAGYSNYFYQGAELAFAGKDTFLKSHGFDHVYGFKELREQVADPSYKNDWGWYDDSVLDVVYGKFVELSKQRQPFSLFTLTVDTHHPDGFISAGCSKKSYAWQNKENRSLSAVACSQQHIAALIDKIKRSPYFSNTVIVVSSDHLAMNNTAYDILAKQKRRNLFFIIDGTRPLAEQRNEKRSTLDNGATVLDVMGGDNYIGLGRSSLSAPSLSTVFLNIEEKINGWKPAVINQWGLPNRISDYSVDTRQRSFSFSGVTYKVPFILRVGDNRIEPMFNVYLSAPLRKQLAGLGAGEKFVWVDKCYEIGRVWAPQLALSTDICVASGTLASPPQIVQASGERFRSKVSFTAPAADSVADYQNAVARLQVDDAAMKYRADSIEFMLPGLPEQVKAITGVSGVEEWGRWSDANLAPAVDIDYVDPLPKRFDLVLRARAYGNNVGEPISVRVGDEERFVSLGEQDSTVTLRFDNPRGAQKISITPPAPTEPKESASGGFTPKKLGIGLVSLKVEAAAPAS is encoded by the coding sequence ATGGTTTTAGCAGTCGTTTCGTTTGTTCTCTTTTTGGCGTCGATTTTGATTTATCGCACCCGGGCCGCCGCCAACCGCTGGTGGTTCGCCATTCTGCTGACGCTGCTCGGCAGCTATCTGGTGCTGAACGTCATCCTGATCGCCAGCAACTACTTCACCGGCGACGGCATCACCGACGCGGTGATCTACACCGTCACCAGCAGCCTCAAAGGCGCGGGCATCAGCAAATACGTGCTGCCGTTCATCGGCCTGCTGGCGGCGTTGGGGCTTATCTTCGCGGTGCTGGCTCGCAGCCTGCTGCGCCGCAAGGCCAAAGGCAGCAGCGTGGCCTACAGCATCGTCGCCGTGCTGCTGGCGCTGTTTTCGGTCGGCACCACCCCGGCGTTTCAGGACATCTCGCTGCTGGTCAAGAGCCAGATCGTCGGCGATACCGCCGATTTCAGCACCTACTACAAGGCGCCGAAAAAGACCGTGCAGGGCAAGCGGCCGAACCTGGTGTACATCTATGCCGAGAGCCTGGAGCGCACCTACTTCGACGCCGAGCTGTTCCCCGGCCTGGCCGACGAGCTGAACGCCCTGCGCACGGACAGCATCGATTTCAGCAACACCCAGCAGCTGCCGGGCACTGGTTACACCATCGCCGGCATGGTCGCCTCGCAGTGCGGCATTCCGCTGTTCGCGCCCTTCGACGGCAACGCCTCCAGCGCGGTCTCCACCTTCTACCCGGAGAACGTCTGCCTGGGCGACGTGCTGAAGGCCGCCGGCTACAGCAACTATTTCTATCAGGGCGCCGAGCTGGCGTTCGCCGGTAAAGACACCTTCCTGAAATCCCACGGCTTCGACCACGTTTACGGCTTCAAAGAGCTGCGCGAACAGGTCGCCGATCCGAGCTACAAAAACGACTGGGGCTGGTACGACGACAGCGTGCTGGACGTGGTGTACGGCAAGTTCGTCGAGCTGTCCAAGCAGCGCCAACCGTTCTCGCTGTTTACCCTGACCGTCGACACCCATCACCCGGACGGCTTTATCTCCGCCGGCTGCAGCAAGAAAAGTTACGCCTGGCAGAATAAAGAAAATCGCTCGCTAAGCGCGGTGGCCTGCAGCCAGCAACACATCGCCGCGCTGATCGACAAGATCAAACGCTCGCCCTATTTCAGCAACACCGTGATCGTGGTGTCCTCCGATCATCTGGCGATGAACAACACCGCCTACGATATCCTGGCCAAACAGAAGCGCCGCAACCTGTTCTTCATCATCGACGGCACCCGGCCGCTGGCGGAGCAGCGCAACGAGAAGCGCAGCACGCTGGACAACGGCGCCACGGTGCTGGACGTGATGGGCGGCGACAACTACATCGGCCTCGGCCGCAGCAGCCTGTCGGCGCCGTCGCTGTCTACGGTGTTCCTGAACATCGAAGAGAAGATCAACGGCTGGAAACCGGCGGTGATCAACCAGTGGGGCCTGCCGAACCGCATCAGCGACTACAGCGTCGATACGCGCCAGCGCAGCTTCAGCTTCTCCGGCGTCACCTACAAGGTGCCGTTCATTCTGCGGGTAGGCGATAACCGCATCGAACCGATGTTCAACGTCTACCTTTCCGCCCCGCTGCGCAAACAGCTGGCCGGGCTGGGCGCGGGGGAAAAATTCGTCTGGGTCGATAAATGCTATGAGATCGGCCGGGTCTGGGCGCCGCAGCTGGCGCTAAGCACCGACATCTGCGTGGCCTCCGGCACCCTGGCCTCACCGCCGCAGATCGTGCAGGCCAGCGGCGAACGCTTCCGCAGCAAGGTGAGCTTTACCGCCCCGGCGGCGGACAGCGTCGCCGATTATCAAAACGCCGTTGCTCGCCTGCAGGTGGACGACGCGGCGATGAAGTACCGGGCGGACAGCATCGAGTTCATGCTGCCCGGCCTGCCGGAGCAGGTGAAAGCCATCACCGGCGTTTCCGGCGTCGAGGAGTGGGGCCGCTGGTCCGATGCCAACCTGGCGCCGGCGGTCGACATCGATTACGTCGATCCGCTGCCGAAGCGCTTCGATCTGGTGCTGCGCGCCCGCGCCTACGGCAATAACGTCGGCGAACCGATTTCGGTGCGCGTCGGCGACGAAGAGCGCTTCGTGTCGCTCGGCGAACAGGACAGCACCGTCACCCTGCGCTTCGACAACCCGCGCGGCGCGCAGAAGATCAGCATTACCCCGCCGGCCCCCACCGAGCCGAAAGAGAGCGCCAGCGGTGGCTTTACGCCGAAGAAGCTGGGCATCGGCCTGGTGTCGTTGAAGGTCGAGGCGGCCGCCCCCGCCTCCTGA
- a CDS encoding AMP nucleosidase, which translates to MSYAPPRSGLSADQALDQLEALYDAAVDALRQAVGDFISHGTLPDAQARAAGLFVYPELRVSWDGQQSGPSKTRAFGRFTHPGSYSTTVTRPQLFRHYLAEQLAMLEHDYAAHIEVAPSQQEIPFPYVIDGSSLALDRSMSAGIAQHFPTTELAQIGDETADGLYHTTDNHFPLSHFDALRADFSLARLRHYTGTPVEHFQPFVLFTNYTRYVDEFVRWACAQIADPASPYIALSSAGGTYITPETRAPEQAVSDLAWKNHQMPAYHLISRTGQGITLINIGVGPSNAKTICDHLAVLRPSAWLMIGHCGGLRESQKIGDYVLAHAYLRDDHVLDAVLPPDIPIPSIAEVQRALYDATKMVSGMPGEEVKQRLRTGTVVTTDDRNWELRYSASARRFNLSRAVAVDMESATIAAQGYRFRVPYGTLLCVSDKPLHGEIKLPGQANRFYEGAISEHLQIGICAIDLLRAEGDRLHSRKLRTFNEPPFR; encoded by the coding sequence ATGAGCTATGCCCCACCTCGCAGCGGCCTCAGCGCCGATCAGGCACTCGATCAACTGGAAGCCCTGTATGACGCCGCGGTAGACGCGCTGCGTCAGGCGGTCGGCGACTTTATCAGCCACGGCACGCTGCCGGATGCGCAGGCGCGCGCCGCCGGGCTGTTCGTGTATCCCGAACTGCGCGTCAGCTGGGACGGGCAGCAATCCGGCCCGAGCAAAACCCGCGCCTTCGGCCGCTTCACCCATCCCGGCAGCTACAGCACCACCGTGACCCGGCCGCAGCTGTTCCGCCACTATCTGGCCGAACAGCTGGCGATGCTGGAGCACGATTACGCCGCCCATATCGAAGTGGCGCCGTCGCAGCAGGAGATCCCGTTCCCTTACGTGATCGACGGCTCCAGCCTGGCGCTCGATCGCTCGATGAGCGCCGGCATCGCGCAGCATTTCCCCACCACCGAGCTGGCGCAGATCGGTGACGAAACCGCCGACGGCCTGTACCACACCACCGACAACCATTTCCCGCTGTCGCATTTCGATGCGCTGCGCGCGGATTTCTCGCTGGCGCGGCTGCGGCACTACACCGGCACGCCGGTGGAGCACTTCCAGCCGTTCGTGCTGTTCACCAACTACACCCGCTATGTGGATGAGTTCGTGCGCTGGGCCTGCGCGCAAATCGCCGATCCGGCCAGCCCGTACATCGCGCTCTCCAGCGCCGGCGGCACCTATATCACGCCGGAAACCCGCGCGCCCGAACAGGCGGTGTCCGATCTGGCGTGGAAAAACCACCAGATGCCGGCCTATCACCTGATTTCGCGCACCGGCCAGGGCATCACGCTGATCAACATCGGCGTCGGCCCGTCCAACGCCAAAACCATCTGCGATCACCTGGCGGTGCTGCGCCCGAGCGCCTGGCTGATGATCGGCCACTGCGGCGGCCTGCGCGAAAGCCAGAAGATCGGCGATTATGTGCTGGCCCACGCCTATCTGCGCGACGATCACGTGCTAGATGCGGTGCTGCCGCCGGATATCCCGATCCCGAGCATCGCCGAGGTGCAGCGTGCCCTGTACGACGCCACCAAGATGGTCAGCGGCATGCCCGGCGAAGAGGTCAAACAGCGTTTGCGCACCGGCACCGTGGTCACCACCGACGACCGCAACTGGGAGCTGCGCTATTCCGCTTCGGCGCGGCGCTTCAACCTCAGCCGCGCGGTGGCGGTCGACATGGAGAGCGCCACCATCGCCGCTCAGGGTTACCGCTTCCGGGTGCCGTACGGCACGCTGCTGTGCGTCTCCGACAAACCGCTGCACGGCGAAATAAAACTGCCGGGCCAGGCCAACCGCTTCTATGAAGGGGCGATCTCCGAGCACCTGCAGATCGGAATCTGCGCCATCGATCTGCTGCGCGCCGAGGGCGATCGTCTGCACTCACGCAAGCTGCGCACCTTCAACGAACCGCCGTTCCGATAA